CGTGACCTCCATGCTACCGTGGATTCCGTCGTGGATAATCTTCGCTTTTGCCATTCCCACCACCGGCTGGAAATCTGAGAAGGGCCTTAAATAACTTTTCGGCATTATGACAAGAGGATTAAAAGGAAGAAAATCAGAAGTCCTTTCCGGCGACGTATATTCTCTTGGTCTTCCCAGGCCTGACTGTGAGGCCCTCGCGGAGCTTTTCCAGCGGGACTGCCTCGATTATGAGCTCCGAGCTCTTCGCTTCCTCGACCTCGTAGCGAACCGGATTGTTGGCCTCGTAGATGAGCTCCCTCACCTCGTCCTCGATTCCGGCCGGTTTTTCACCCTCGTAGGCAACCCTTACGACCACCCTGGGCCTCGGATTGTCCGGCGAGAGCGGATGATAGAGTATCACGAAGTCCTTGAGCTCGGGATGGCCGTAGACTATCTCCATTACCTGGTCTATGTGGAGCTTTGCCCCGGAGAGAACGACGACGTCCTTAACGCGGATTATGCTGACGACTTCGCCGTTTTCGAGCCTCGCCAAATCGCCGATGTCGTAGTTGAAGAGAGGTAATCCCGTCAGCTCACCCTCGCGCATGACCTTTGTGATGTAGAGCCTCTTGTATTCTGGATAATCCTCGTCGCCTGTATCTTCGAGGACTATTACGGACTCACCGAAGTGGAACGGCGTTGTGCCTTTCTTTGTAACTATCCTGAAGCCGGTAACGTCGTCCTCCGTCGAGCCGAAGTTGTCTATGACGACGGCGTTCGGGAACAGTTCAAGGGTGGCCTTGGCCAGCTCTGGTGTTAGCGTCTCACCGCCGACGACTATCGTTTTAACGTCCTCTCTGAGCTTCTCCGGCAGGATGAGGCCGAGGTTGTAGGCTGTGGCAGTTAGGGCCCATATCGAGGTTGGCTTTATGTCCTCGAGCTCCTTGAGAAGGAGTTCCCTGTTCTGGAGGTAGGTAATCGGTACCTGGAAGTACGCAACCCCTGCGTTGTTGCCTTCAAGCCCGCTCAGCGCGAAGTTGCCCGATGAAGAAGGCAGTGGCGGGAAGAATGAAGCGACCCGTTCGCCCTTCTCGAAGTACTCGTTGACCCAGGGTGCCATCTGGCGTGCGGTTCGTCTCTTGTCGTCAGGAGTGAAGGGCACCCTCTTCGGCTGGCCGGTCGTTCCGCTGGTCCTCATAACCGCATGGAAGAGACGGCCCTCCCGTATGTAGTCCGGCCAGACACGGGACCTCTCGTAAAGGTCGTGGGGCTTGATTGTTACCCTGGCCGTTAGCTCACCGAGGGTTTCCGGAGAAATCCCTTCCAGGTCAAGACCCTCGAATTTCTCTTTCCAGAACGGAGTCGTTTCCACGGCCTTGCTCAGGGTGTATTTAAACCCATCCAGTAGGGTTTTACGATATATAACGGTGGGCATGGCGTCACCCATCAACCTTAGGCGTTGGTTTATTTAACCCTATGGGTCCGGGGATGCAACTAACATTCAGAAGGGTATTTAAGAAAGGCTTATATCTTCCTTTGAACAATAATATGCCATGACGTACGATGATGTCCCCAAGGATTTAATCGAAGAGCCCCTTAAAGTCGAGGAAACTGACGTTCTGAGCCACCTCGAAAGGGTCATTGAATTTCATCTTGAGAAATCCCCGTACTGGAGGAGGTTTTCCCTCAGGGCTGAGGAGTTGCTCGGGAACACGGTGGTGGAGACCGTCGAGAACCTGCTCAACAGGGGCTTTCTTGTCAACGAGGACTACCTGCGCGCCAACTGGCTCGATTTCCTGCCCGAGGACTACAGAGGCAAGGTTCGCTTTTACCAGTCCTCGGGAACGACGCGCGAGAGGGCCATCGGACACTGGGACAGGGAATACGTTAAGTACCTGGTTTCGTACCTTAAATCCGCCCTCGACGAACTTTACGGCCTGAATGAAACGTTTCCCTCGGGCAAGATGCGTGCCCTTGCACACGGTCCCTACGGCTGGTATCAGGACGAGATAAGCGAGCTCGTGTGGAACTACGGTGGCTACCTGTATTTCATAGGAATGGAAACCGACGGGCTGAAAAAGGTTCTGGAGGAGAAAGGGGTTGAGGAAGTCCTGAGGATTCTCAACCCGCTCGTTCGCTACACAGAGCGCGTGCTTAAGAGGGACAGGATAAACCTGGCGAGAACAGCTCCACCTCTAATCGGACTCTTCGAGAGCGCGTCTGAGGACATAGAGGCCGTTATCCTGAGTGGCGTTGGGACTGACGTCACCTTTCTCAAGGACGTTGAGGAGAAGTTCCCAAACGCCCGGGCAGTCCCGCTCTACGGCTACTACCTCTTCGGCGACCTCGTAGGTATTCCTGGGAAACGGGAAATAGCCTACTATCCCAACTGGCCATTCACGCTGGTTCTTCCGGTCAAAAAAACCGAGGATGGATACCGCGTGGTGGACTACGGTGAACGGGGTTTGCTGGCCGTGATTATAGCCAGACCGGAGGTGCTCGTCGTGAAGGTTGAAGATGAGACCGCCATCCGGGCTCCGCCGGCCGGACCGTTCAGATGGGACGGCTTCGCCGACCCGAGGAGGGTTGTCCATGGGACTAAATGACGTGATGCCCATCGTCAGCGGGCTTCTCGTCATGATAGCTGACCTCACGGCCTTTGCCCTGATAATGCGGGTGTACCTCAAGCGCAGGCGCAGGTCTGCACTCTTTTTTGCCGTTGCCTGGCTCGCGGATTTCCTCATGGTGGCGTTCTCCGCCTCAAAGAACCCCGTTCTCAAGACGATAGCCGAGCTATCACTTACGATTTTCGCCATGTTCGTGTTCGTAGGGTCTATACGGCTCCTTGAAGAGGAATCAATCCAGCTCTCACACTCGACCCTCAAGCGGATGGGCATAATGGCCCCGGTGTTCTATGGGTACGTCGTTCTCGTCTATCGCTTCACTGGAAACGCAGACTGGGCCCTAACTGCGGGAGTTTCCCTGGGAGTGAGTGGTGCCTTTGTCTTCGCGAGTGGTGTTCTGTTGAAGCCCATTGAGGCCATTTACAAGAAACCCGCAAAGATTCTCTACCTCAGCGTCATCCTATTCGGACTCCACTTAATCCCCGCGGCATTGTTCGGCCTCTACGAGTGGTACCTTCCCATAGGATTTACCCTCTCAACTGCCCTAACGGTTATGATGGCATACTCCATGTACCGTCTGACCTCAACAAGGGAATTTCTTGAGGGAAGGGCCGATGTTAAGGTTCCGGAGATACACAGTGGGACGATTATTCTTCAGCCCAATGAGTTCGAGAGTCTGCTTCCAAAGCTTGAAAATGCTCCTGTACTGGCGTTTCTCAGGGATTTAAAGCACTCCAGGGAAGGTTGGAGAACGTATTTCGTAACTGCGGTTCCGTTTAGGAAAGAACATATCTCGGGAACCCTTAACCCCACAGAACTCGCGAAGATGACGGAGATAACGTTCCAGTACCTTGAGGAAGCTTCAAGAATGGGGATTCCTGGTGTCGTCGTTCTCGATTGCGTTGAGTACCTCAGCATGTACAATTCGTGGGAATCGCTCATGAAGTTTCTCTCCAAGCTAAGGGACCTGGTTATGGTAAAAGGAGGCACGTTAATCATTGTGATAGACAGAAACAGCGTTGAAGAACGTCTTTTCAACCAGCTCAGAAAACTCCTTGAGTGAGGGTTTATAAACCGCGTCCCCTACCTAACAACGCCCCCGCGCGAGGACCCCGGGGAGAATGAACCGGGGGGCGATGCGGGGGCTACAGCCCGGCCTCAGCGAGGTCCCCGCGGGAGGGCCTTCCGCGTCCCGGAGCACGATGACCGCGGGAAACCCAGGCCGGGCACAGTTCTCGCCCGCCTGGGTTAACCCGCCTGAGTGTGGCGTTGCCTTCGATGAGGGCGGGCGTTACGGGCGGGCGACATACCCTTTCTTGACCTCCCGTCAATAGAACATTCCCAATGGTTACATCTGCTCCTCGTGTCAACCGAATAACAGAAAGAGTTATTAACCTGAACTGCATAATGAATAATGCCATGACTGAGAGTGGTCTTATGAAACCTCCCGAGCATAATGTTAAAGAAATTATACCTTGGCTTAGGGATAATCCAGTATATGACATTTTGGAACAGAGAAAGCGCGAGGCTATGGAGATAATTCAGGACATTACCCAAAAGGAATTGGAAATCATTGAAGAACTTCCAGAAGACATTAGAGAAATTATAAAGGTGCCCGACAGTGGGGCGTTGATTAGAGACTTTTAGTATAGGGTCACCCAGACCTCTTCTCCCTCAAGGTATCCCTCACTGTCCTCGGGGATTTCCACGTAACCGTTGCTCTCCACGAGCGAGCTTATTATCCCGCTTCCCTTCTTTTTGATGGGTTTCGCCTTCCCGTCCTCGTACCAGACCTTGACGAACTCGTGCCTTCCGAGCTGGCTGGGAATCCTGTCTGTCAGCGTCGCCTTAACGCGAACCTCGTAGTTCCTGGCCCCGACGAGCTTCGCCAGGGCGTGCTTGACGTAGAGGTGGAACTGTGTGAAGACAGCCACGGGATAACCGCTCATTATGAATACCCTCTCGCCGTAGCCTATCGGTCTCCCGGGTTTTATCGTCGTCCCGTGGAAGAGCAACTTAACGAACCTGTGGGCGAAGTCTCTGTCTCCAAAGGCCGAACCACCTGTAACGAGGATGAGGTCGTTCTCGGCCTTCGCCCTCTCGATTGCATTCCTTATCGCGTCTTCGTTGTCGGGGACGACGCTGTAAAAGACCGGCTCGCCGAAATATTGCCTCACAAGGCCCTTCAGCATGACGGAGTTGCTCTCAAGGATTTTGCCTGCTTTCAACGCCTCCTCGTCGAACTCCTCAATAAGCTCGTCGCCGGTTACGATTATCCCAACCCTGGGCTTCCTCTTGACCTTAACCGTCCTGAAACCCACGCTCTTGAGGAGTGCCAAGTCTTGAGGCCTGAGCACCTGCCCCTTTCTCAAAATTACCTCTCCCTTTTTCACGTCCTCGCCAGCGAAGGCAACGTTCTGACCCGGAGCGACTGGTCTGAGAACCCTTATCACGTCCCCCTCGCGCTCGGCCATCTCCTGCATCAGAACCGCGTTCGCTCCCTCAGGCATCTTCGAGCCCGTCATAAGCTTTACCGCAGTTCCGGGCTCTACCTTCGTCCTGCTCTCCTCTCCAGCGACAATTTCATCAACGACCTTCAGCTCCACCGGGCTGTATTCCCTCGCGGGGAAGGTGTCCTCAGCCCTCAAAGCGTAGCCGTCAACCGCCGAACGGTCGAAGGGCGGGCTGTCTATCAGCGAAACGACGTCCTCAGCTAAAACTCTGCCGAGGGCTTCTTCCAGCGGAACTTCCTCGGTTTCCTCAATCTCACTCAGGTCGTCGAGGAGTAACTTCAGTGCCTCCCTGTAGGGAGTGAGGCGCTTGAACTCCCTCATGTCATTCCCTCCCGTGCTTGAGGACGTGGCCGGCCTCCTTGAGGATAATCTTTATCCCCGTCTTCGCGGCTCCAAGGCTTCCCGGGAGGCAGAAGACAGCCATCGCCCTTCCCGAGCTCCTGATAACGCCGGCGGTTGCCCTCGTCATTATCGCCGCCGTGCCGATTTCCTCGTAGCTCATCAGCCTGAAAATCTCACCGAAGCCGGTAAGCTCCTTATCAAAAAGTGGTCTCAGGCTCTCTATCGTCACGTCCCTGCTCGCTATTCCGGTCCCGCCGGAGGTAACGACGACTTCTGCTCCCTTCTCGAAGGCTTCAACGATGGCACCTATTATCGCCATCTTCTCATCTGGCACGACCTTGTAGAGAACCCGCTCGTGTCCGGCCTTCTCCAGCTCCTCGATGAGGAACTTTCCGCTGGCATCTTCCTTCTCGCCCCTGCTCGCGGTATCGCTCACCGTTATGACCGCAAATCGAAACTTCTTGGGTGCCTTTCTCTTGTGCTCCTCAACGCCCATATTACCACCGGGGTAAAATATTTCCCGGCCTTAATAACCTTTCAGCAAACGGAAGCGTTTAACCTCACCAAAGGAAGGGTTATATCCCCCAAGGTCGAGGGCGTATCATGGCGCCCAACCACTTCATCCTGCCCTTCGATAGGCCGATGCTCTCCCTCAGCAACGCGCCCCACAGAGGAGGTCTAACCCGGGCAAACGGCTTCTTTTTCATGAAGGTTCCCAAGAACTACTCCGGCGACTACAAAGCCGACTGCTTCTCATTTGAGCGCGAAAACGGATTGAAAAACTTCGTCGGTTTTATGACGGCCGCGGACATCGGCAAGGTGCTCTCGGTTTCGAGGAGCGGGAACGTTACAGCCTACGTTACCGCGGGAATCACAAACCCTGCGATAGCCGGTGAGGAACCGCCTTCCTGGGAGCCGGGGACGATAAACATCGCCCTCGTCATCGATGATGGCTTAACCGTCGGCGCGATGGCGAACGCGATAATGACTGCAACGGAGGCAAAAACCTACACCCTCCTGAGTCTCGGATACAGAGCCACCGGGACGACGAGCGACGGCATCGGGGTTTTTGCCTTCGAAGGCGAAACGGAGTGGGCTGGAACGGCGACGAAGCTCGGCCTCAATATCGGCAGGGCGGTCAGGGAGGCGCTTGAGGAGAGCGTAAGAAAGTGGGAGAGGACGAGAAGCGTTAAATAGTTCCGCTTCCTATTAATGCCGGTGAGAGAATGGAGGACGTTGAGAGGCAGGTCGAGAGGCTGTTCCTCGATGCACAGAACCTTCTGTTGAAAATACGGTTAAAGGAAATTCGAAAGGGCCAGGTAACCCTTGAGGACTTAATTCGACTCGCTGAGGAGGAAACGGAGTACACAGAAGACGTGGAGGACATAACCGAGATGATACGAAAGATGAGGGAGAAGGACTATGACTACTGACCTCGTTCTTGACACCAGTGTATTCGTGAAGGGCTTTGTTCCACCAAAACGCAAGAAAAGGGACGAGGTTTACTACTCTCGACTTGAACTTCACAAAAAAGCAAAGTCAATCCTCGATGAAGTAACTATCGGTAAAGTACTGTTGCACGAGCCAGTTGTTATGCTTGTAGAAACTGCTTCCGTTGTCTCACGCCTTTCTAACAATCCTGCCCTTTCCAGGCTTGCGGTTAGTTTTATTACCGAACATTCTCTTCTATACTCGGACGTTTATCTCCTTGAAACCGCCATTGACCTTGGGATTGCCACAAAGGCGAGCGGTTTTGACGTTCTTTTCCTCGCCTGTGCAAAGAAGGCAAACGCCAAACTGATAACCGACGACAAAAAGATGTATGAGAAAGCCGTAAGAGCAGGGATAAAAGCCGAACTCCTGCGAGAACTCACTTCATCTCCATGAGCCTTCCGTAGAGCTCCTCGACCTTCGTACTAACTTCTTCCGGTGAGAAGCCGGCCTTTATCGCCAGCCACGTTGCGCCTCCGGCTCCAACCCCCTCCTTGACATAGCCCTTTTCGTAGTCCCTCAGTCCCTTGAACTCGCTCTTCGAGAAGTCCAAATCGGCCGAATAAGTCACTATTCCGATTTCCTTCGCGGTCTCGAGGAAGGTCGCGCTCTTGTCGTTGGCGACCCACTTGGTTGTGGCAATCATGAACCTGCTCAAATCCTCGCCGAGGGCCTTGAGAAGCGCTGAAACGGCCAGCATCTGCGTTCCGCCCGCTAAAACGATATCCTTCCTAAAGCCGAGCGCGATGCCGATTACGGTAGCCATCATCGGGTCTCCAAACTGTCTGAGGGCTTCGAGGGGGTTGTCCCTCAGCTGGCCCTTCTCAATTCCCGCCCTTTCGAACGCCTCGGCGATGACCTTCTCCTTGAGGCTCTGGGGATTGTCCGGTGAGGCAGAGCTGGTTCTCGCTTCGTAGCCGAGTGCCCAGAGGACGGCCTGAGCCGTTGTGGTTCCGCCGGGCGTTGACTCGCCGATTACGAGTTCCTTCACCGGCGTCTTGTTCAGCTCCTCGCCGAAGAGCTTGGCGCGCTTGATTATATCGCCGAATTCCGGAAGTGCCGGCTCCTTTCTGAAGTCCCGCCCGACGGCGTCGCTGATGTGGACGTGCGGGACGAGAGGAGCAAGATAAGTCCCACCTCTGACGACGAGGACAGGGAAGTCCGCGAGCTCCTTTGCCGCTTTGGTGATTATGGCCGGCGTCGGATGGCCTTCGGGCGTTACGGGAATCACGTCAATCGTCAGGGGCTTCTCATGGAAGAGGTACTCAGCGTCGGCCACCGGCGTCAGCTTCGTCAGCTCCGGCGTCGCTCCGGCAACGCTTATTCCCGGCACGGTGCTTATCTCGGTGTTGCCCAGGACGAGAAGGAAGAGGCTCTCCATTCCAACCACCGTGGAGTTTTTATCCAGTCCCGCTTATAGGCTTTGGGGTTGAAGATGGGAAAAGCGCTAATGGTCCTCGGAACGTCTTCCGGAGCGGGCAAGTCGCTCCTCGTTACGGCATTGTGCAGGATTTTCTCGAACCTCGGCTACGACGTGGTGCCCTTCAAGAGCCAGAACATGAGCCTGAACTCGGCCCCGAGCATCGAGGGCGGTGAGATAAGCAGGGCGCAGTATTTACAGGCGATAGCGTGCCGAAAGAAACCCAGCGTGAGGTTCAACCCGATTCTGCTCAAGCCAGAAGGAAATATGAGGAGTCAGGTCGTCTTCATGGGGAAGCCGATTGGGAGCGTTTCCGCCCGCGAATACATGCTCTCGCGGAAGGAAGAACTCTTCAGGAAGGCGATGGCCGTTCTGGACGAGCTGAAGGAGAACCACGACCTGGTCATCATTGAGGGGGCAGGCAGTCCGGTCGAGATTAACCTCAGGGACTACGACATAGCCAACACGCGTGTCATGCTCCACGCAAAGGCGAAGGGAATCCTCGTCACCGATATAGACAGGGGAGGGAGCTTCGCCTCAATAGTTGGCACGATGGAGCTTCTGAAACCTGAGGAAAGAGACGCAATAATCGGCTTTGTCTTTAACAAATTCCGCGGGGACGCTTCCCTCCTAAAGCCGGGCTTTGAGTACCTCGAAAAACGCTACGGGAAGCCGACCCTCGGCGTTATTCCCTATATCGAGCACCGCCTTCCCGAGGAGGACTCCTTGACAGATTTTCCCAGGGCGAAGGGCGAGCTTCACATACAGATAATCAAGCTCCCCCACATGAGCAACTTCACGGACTTTGAACCACTCCACTGGGCGAACGGAATAGATTACGTGACGAAGCCGGAGGAACTCAAGGGAGACGTGATAATAGTCCCCGGAAGCAAGAACACGGTCGAGGATTTGCTCTGGCTGAGGAGGGAGGGCTTTGAGGATGCGATAATCGAGGCCCACCGCGAGGGTTCCTTTGTAGTCGGAATCTGCGGAGGCTTCCAGATGCTCGGGGAGAAGATTATCGACACCGTCGAGTCCAAGCGTGGAACCGTTAGGGGAATCGGCCTCCTTCCGGCTAAAACCGTCTTCGAGAAAACCAAGAGAACGAACCACCTGAGTGCCGAGGTTCTCTGGGAACCTGCTAAAGGAATGGCCGTCGAGGGCTACGAGATACGCTTTGGAAGGAGCGTCTCGGAGAGGCCGTTCTCGGTGATTAGGACAATCAACGGCGCCAGAGCCTTCGAGC
The Thermococcus sp. 21S9 DNA segment above includes these coding regions:
- a CDS encoding phenylacetate--CoA ligase family protein is translated as MPTVIYRKTLLDGFKYTLSKAVETTPFWKEKFEGLDLEGISPETLGELTARVTIKPHDLYERSRVWPDYIREGRLFHAVMRTSGTTGQPKRVPFTPDDKRRTARQMAPWVNEYFEKGERVASFFPPLPSSSGNFALSGLEGNNAGVAYFQVPITYLQNRELLLKELEDIKPTSIWALTATAYNLGLILPEKLREDVKTIVVGGETLTPELAKATLELFPNAVVIDNFGSTEDDVTGFRIVTKKGTTPFHFGESVIVLEDTGDEDYPEYKRLYITKVMREGELTGLPLFNYDIGDLARLENGEVVSIIRVKDVVVLSGAKLHIDQVMEIVYGHPELKDFVILYHPLSPDNPRPRVVVRVAYEGEKPAGIEDEVRELIYEANNPVRYEVEEAKSSELIIEAVPLEKLREGLTVRPGKTKRIYVAGKDF
- a CDS encoding cobyric acid synthase, whose translation is MGKALMVLGTSSGAGKSLLVTALCRIFSNLGYDVVPFKSQNMSLNSAPSIEGGEISRAQYLQAIACRKKPSVRFNPILLKPEGNMRSQVVFMGKPIGSVSAREYMLSRKEELFRKAMAVLDELKENHDLVIIEGAGSPVEINLRDYDIANTRVMLHAKAKGILVTDIDRGGSFASIVGTMELLKPEERDAIIGFVFNKFRGDASLLKPGFEYLEKRYGKPTLGVIPYIEHRLPEEDSLTDFPRAKGELHIQIIKLPHMSNFTDFEPLHWANGIDYVTKPEELKGDVIIVPGSKNTVEDLLWLRREGFEDAIIEAHREGSFVVGICGGFQMLGEKIIDTVESKRGTVRGIGLLPAKTVFEKTKRTNHLSAEVLWEPAKGMAVEGYEIRFGRSVSERPFSVIRTINGARAFEPEGAIGERAFGTYLHGIFHNFAFTERFLNFLRAEKGLEPVSVERWSIEGEIERFAGIVEKNLDVERILGELGLQK
- a CDS encoding type II toxin-antitoxin system VapC family toxin → MTTDLVLDTSVFVKGFVPPKRKKRDEVYYSRLELHKKAKSILDEVTIGKVLLHEPVVMLVETASVVSRLSNNPALSRLAVSFITEHSLLYSDVYLLETAIDLGIATKASGFDVLFLACAKKANAKLITDDKKMYEKAVRAGIKAELLRELTSSP
- a CDS encoding DUF835 domain-containing protein; translated protein: MGLNDVMPIVSGLLVMIADLTAFALIMRVYLKRRRRSALFFAVAWLADFLMVAFSASKNPVLKTIAELSLTIFAMFVFVGSIRLLEEESIQLSHSTLKRMGIMAPVFYGYVVLVYRFTGNADWALTAGVSLGVSGAFVFASGVLLKPIEAIYKKPAKILYLSVILFGLHLIPAALFGLYEWYLPIGFTLSTALTVMMAYSMYRLTSTREFLEGRADVKVPEIHSGTIILQPNEFESLLPKLENAPVLAFLRDLKHSREGWRTYFVTAVPFRKEHISGTLNPTELAKMTEITFQYLEEASRMGIPGVVVLDCVEYLSMYNSWESLMKFLSKLRDLVMVKGGTLIIVIDRNSVEERLFNQLRKLLE
- a CDS encoding molybdenum cofactor biosynthesis protein B, which gives rise to MGVEEHKRKAPKKFRFAVITVSDTASRGEKEDASGKFLIEELEKAGHERVLYKVVPDEKMAIIGAIVEAFEKGAEVVVTSGGTGIASRDVTIESLRPLFDKELTGFGEIFRLMSYEEIGTAAIMTRATAGVIRSSGRAMAVFCLPGSLGAAKTGIKIILKEAGHVLKHGRE
- a CDS encoding adenosylcobinamide amidohydrolase; this translates as MAPNHFILPFDRPMLSLSNAPHRGGLTRANGFFFMKVPKNYSGDYKADCFSFERENGLKNFVGFMTAADIGKVLSVSRSGNVTAYVTAGITNPAIAGEEPPSWEPGTINIALVIDDGLTVGAMANAIMTATEAKTYTLLSLGYRATGTTSDGIGVFAFEGETEWAGTATKLGLNIGRAVREALEESVRKWERTRSVK
- the glp gene encoding gephyrin-like molybdotransferase Glp — encoded protein: MREFKRLTPYREALKLLLDDLSEIEETEEVPLEEALGRVLAEDVVSLIDSPPFDRSAVDGYALRAEDTFPAREYSPVELKVVDEIVAGEESRTKVEPGTAVKLMTGSKMPEGANAVLMQEMAEREGDVIRVLRPVAPGQNVAFAGEDVKKGEVILRKGQVLRPQDLALLKSVGFRTVKVKRKPRVGIIVTGDELIEEFDEEALKAGKILESNSVMLKGLVRQYFGEPVFYSVVPDNEDAIRNAIERAKAENDLILVTGGSAFGDRDFAHRFVKLLFHGTTIKPGRPIGYGERVFIMSGYPVAVFTQFHLYVKHALAKLVGARNYEVRVKATLTDRIPSQLGRHEFVKVWYEDGKAKPIKKKGSGIISSLVESNGYVEIPEDSEGYLEGEEVWVTLY
- the cobT gene encoding nicotinate mononucleotide-dependent phosphoribosyltransferase CobT, whose translation is MESLFLLVLGNTEISTVPGISVAGATPELTKLTPVADAEYLFHEKPLTIDVIPVTPEGHPTPAIITKAAKELADFPVLVVRGGTYLAPLVPHVHISDAVGRDFRKEPALPEFGDIIKRAKLFGEELNKTPVKELVIGESTPGGTTTAQAVLWALGYEARTSSASPDNPQSLKEKVIAEAFERAGIEKGQLRDNPLEALRQFGDPMMATVIGIALGFRKDIVLAGGTQMLAVSALLKALGEDLSRFMIATTKWVANDKSATFLETAKEIGIVTYSADLDFSKSEFKGLRDYEKGYVKEGVGAGGATWLAIKAGFSPEEVSTKVEELYGRLMEMK